A single Klebsiella variicola DNA region contains:
- a CDS encoding PTS ascorbate transporter subunit IIC, translated as MQAILSFLAEIFSQPAFLMGLIAFVGLVALRSPGNKLLTGTLKPILGYLMLSAGAGVIVANLNPLGGIIEAGFNIRGVIPNNEAIVSVAQKMLGVETMSILLLGFIFNLIIARCTKYKYIFLTGHHSFFLACLFSAVLQAAEFHGWMLILIGGFLLGSWSAISPAIGQRYTKQVTEDGGIAMGHFGSLGYYLSAWIASRTGNPANSFADTEISEKWGFLRDTTVTTGIVMFVIYFICSAVAGSAYLSTITDQNMLIFSVLTGLQFAVGVAIVYNGVRLILGDLVPAFQGISQKLIPDSIPAVDCAVFFTFSPTAVVVGFISSFVGGLVGMLLLGGLGMALIIPGMVPHFFCGGTSGVFADKLGGKRGCIIASFIGGIFLAFLPAMLLPALGNLGFENSTFADFDFAVWGIIIGNAFTQFGQVTIYLICLVLLVALLAPFCFRHVRVVGDTLSYEELTAKQKNE; from the coding sequence ATGCAGGCTATTCTTAGTTTCTTAGCGGAAATATTCAGTCAACCTGCTTTTTTAATGGGGCTGATTGCTTTTGTCGGTTTAGTGGCGCTGCGCTCCCCCGGTAACAAACTCCTTACCGGCACATTAAAACCGATTCTAGGCTATTTAATGTTGAGCGCTGGCGCAGGCGTTATCGTTGCCAATCTCAACCCGCTGGGCGGTATTATCGAGGCCGGGTTTAATATCCGCGGCGTTATTCCAAACAATGAAGCCATTGTCTCCGTCGCCCAGAAGATGCTGGGCGTGGAAACCATGAGTATTTTGCTGTTAGGCTTTATTTTCAACCTGATTATCGCCCGCTGTACCAAGTATAAATATATCTTTCTGACCGGCCATCACTCGTTCTTCCTCGCCTGCCTGTTTTCCGCTGTCCTGCAGGCGGCGGAGTTCCATGGCTGGATGTTGATCCTGATCGGCGGATTCCTGCTGGGGTCATGGTCGGCCATCTCCCCCGCGATTGGTCAGCGTTACACCAAGCAGGTCACGGAAGACGGTGGGATCGCCATGGGTCATTTCGGCTCCCTCGGCTACTACCTCTCGGCATGGATCGCCAGCCGGACCGGCAATCCGGCAAATTCCTTCGCGGATACCGAAATTTCAGAAAAGTGGGGCTTTCTGCGCGATACCACCGTCACCACCGGTATCGTGATGTTTGTTATCTACTTTATCTGCAGCGCTGTCGCCGGGTCGGCATACCTGAGCACCATCACCGACCAAAACATGCTGATCTTCTCGGTGCTGACCGGCCTGCAGTTCGCCGTTGGCGTGGCCATTGTGTACAACGGTGTGCGGCTGATCCTCGGCGATCTGGTGCCGGCATTCCAGGGCATCAGCCAGAAGCTGATCCCGGACTCCATCCCGGCCGTTGACTGCGCGGTATTCTTCACCTTTAGCCCCACCGCCGTGGTGGTGGGATTCATCAGTTCCTTCGTGGGCGGGCTGGTCGGGATGCTCTTGCTCGGCGGGCTGGGCATGGCGCTGATTATTCCCGGCATGGTGCCGCACTTCTTCTGCGGCGGCACGTCCGGCGTCTTCGCCGACAAGCTGGGCGGCAAGCGCGGATGTATCATCGCCTCCTTTATCGGGGGGATCTTCCTCGCCTTCCTGCCGGCGATGCTGCTGCCGGCGCTCGGCAACCTCGGGTTTGAAAACAGCACCTTCGCCGATTTCGACTTCGCGGTATGGGGCATCATTATCGGTAACGCCTTCACCCAGTTTGGCCAGGTCACTATCTACCTGATTTGTCTGGTGCTGCTCGTCGCGCTGCTGGCGCCTTTCTGTTTCCGTCACGTACGGGTGGTTGGCGATACGCTCAGCTATGAGGAGCTCACGGCGAAGCAGAAAAATGAATAA
- a CDS encoding carbohydrate kinase family protein, with protein MAILSIGFACFDQFFFLNEWPQENTKNFCHDFIESGGGPAANAAWLLGLWGEEVYYIGHLHQDLYGQRIIDEFAEAGVDTSQVVFSDDMITPLASVLVNRLTGSRTIITRKMQTPPSLTYDQKLKLDDLAERLIASEEPVTILIDGHEAEISEYLIKKLPHAKVVMDGGSLRASNIKLAAWTDYFVVSEHFARDYMSYRSLSTEADIKAALIELNKICRGEAFITLGEKGCAFLKSGMLQIVPSWLCNAVDTTGAGDVFHGAFTYGVHYSWHIDNIILFASLTAAISIEKKGVRESMPDLALVHHSLNSYERNLKQYFEE; from the coding sequence ATGGCTATTTTGTCCATTGGATTTGCTTGTTTCGATCAGTTTTTCTTTCTCAATGAATGGCCTCAGGAGAATACCAAAAACTTTTGTCATGATTTTATAGAAAGCGGCGGCGGCCCAGCGGCCAATGCGGCATGGCTGCTGGGATTATGGGGTGAGGAAGTCTATTACATTGGTCATCTGCATCAGGACCTTTACGGTCAGCGCATTATCGATGAGTTTGCCGAAGCGGGCGTGGATACCAGCCAGGTGGTTTTTTCCGATGACATGATCACTCCGCTGGCCTCGGTGCTGGTCAATCGCTTAACGGGTTCGCGGACGATTATTACCCGCAAGATGCAAACGCCACCTTCCCTGACCTACGATCAAAAGCTCAAACTGGACGACCTCGCCGAGCGGCTGATTGCCAGCGAGGAGCCGGTCACCATTTTAATTGACGGCCATGAGGCAGAAATCAGTGAATATTTAATCAAGAAACTGCCCCACGCCAAAGTCGTGATGGACGGGGGTTCACTGCGTGCCAGCAATATTAAACTGGCGGCCTGGACTGACTATTTTGTCGTAAGCGAACATTTTGCCCGCGATTATATGAGCTATCGTTCACTGAGCACCGAAGCAGACATTAAAGCGGCCCTGATTGAACTGAATAAAATTTGCCGCGGCGAGGCGTTTATCACCCTTGGCGAAAAAGGCTGCGCCTTCTTAAAGAGCGGTATGCTGCAGATCGTCCCGTCCTGGCTGTGCAATGCCGTTGATACCACCGGCGCCGGGGATGTTTTTCACGGTGCCTTTACCTATGGCGTTCATTATTCGTGGCATATAGATAATATTATTTTATTTGCCAGCCTGACCGCCGCTATTTCTATTGAGAAAAAAGGGGTACGGGAATCGATGCCGGATCTGGCGCTCGTCCACCACTCGCTAAATAGCTACGAGAGAAATTTAAAGCAATATTTTGAAGAATAA
- the fba gene encoding class II fructose-1,6-bisphosphate aldolase, translated as MSMKDMLQHALKNGYAVGQFNINNLEWVGAVLSTAQQCRSPVILGVSGGTVKHMLGLKCIHDIVVNAIDYLHIDIPVALHLDHGTTQEACEAAIAAGFSSIMFDGSHLPFRENLTITRHLVALAHSKGISVEAELGTIAGSEDGIVNSEVIYADPEECYTLVTETHVDCLAAALGSTHGLYKGKARLGFTEMEAIAERVKVPLVLHGGTGIADEDMRRAIACGTAKINVNTENMYAWCQQVKAIFAADTGHDVNDPRKVITQGLQPVREMIARRMALFGSQQRY; from the coding sequence GTGTCGATGAAGGACATGCTTCAGCATGCCCTAAAGAACGGTTACGCCGTCGGTCAGTTCAACATTAATAATCTGGAATGGGTCGGCGCCGTATTAAGCACCGCCCAGCAGTGCCGCTCACCGGTTATTCTGGGCGTGTCCGGCGGCACGGTTAAGCATATGCTCGGGCTAAAATGTATTCATGATATTGTGGTTAATGCCATAGATTATTTACATATTGATATTCCGGTGGCTCTGCATCTGGATCACGGCACTACCCAGGAGGCCTGCGAAGCCGCGATCGCTGCCGGCTTCAGTTCCATTATGTTTGATGGTTCACATCTGCCGTTCAGGGAAAACCTGACCATCACCCGCCACCTGGTGGCGCTGGCGCACAGCAAGGGCATCTCCGTGGAAGCCGAACTGGGGACCATCGCCGGCAGTGAAGATGGTATCGTTAACTCCGAGGTCATTTACGCCGATCCTGAAGAGTGCTACACCCTGGTGACAGAAACGCATGTGGATTGCCTCGCCGCCGCGCTGGGTTCCACCCATGGTCTGTATAAAGGTAAAGCCCGGCTGGGATTTACTGAGATGGAAGCCATTGCCGAGCGCGTGAAGGTCCCGCTGGTGCTGCATGGCGGCACCGGTATTGCCGATGAGGATATGCGCCGGGCGATTGCCTGCGGCACCGCCAAGATTAACGTCAATACCGAAAACATGTACGCCTGGTGCCAGCAGGTGAAAGCGATCTTTGCCGCCGATACCGGGCACGATGTGAACGATCCGCGGAAAGTCATCACCCAGGGACTGCAGCCGGTACGTGAGATGATTGCCCGCCGCATGGCGCTTTTTGGCTCACAGCAGCGCTATTGA
- a CDS encoding amidohydrolase: protein MSQTATLILTHGQIHTLDRANPLAEAVAIADGKIVATGSHDRIMSFAAEGTQIVDLKGHTVIPGLNDSHLHLIRGGLNYNLELRWEGVPSLADALRMLKDQADRTPSPQWVRVVGGWSEFQFAERRMPTLEELNDAAPDTPVFVLHLYDRALLNRAALKAVGYTKETPDPVGGEIVRDSRGNPTGMLIAKPNAMILYATLAKGPKLPLDLQVNSTRQFMRELNRLGLTSAIDAGGGFQNYPEDYEIIEQLHAKDQMTVRIAYNLFTQRPKQELEDFERWTDMLKPGQGTDFYRANGAGEMLVFSAADFEDFLQPRPDLPQGMEDELERVVRHLVEHRWPFRLHATYDESISRMLDVFEKVNRDIPFNGLHWFFDHAETITERNIERVKALGGGIAVQHRMAFQGEYFVDRYGKEAVKHTPPVAKMLELDVPVGLGTDATRVASYNPWTALYWLVSGRTVGGMAMYDDDNRLPRDVALELWTAGSAWFSSEQGKKGRLAAGQLADLVVLSKDYFGVAEEEIKGIESVLTVVDGKVVYAAGHFSPLAPPPIPVLPEWSPVVKVPGHYRSAPSAAAKIGAMVQMHQCCGSCGVHGHQHDIARRSSIPVSDEQAFWGVLGCSCFAF from the coding sequence ATGTCGCAAACTGCCACACTGATTCTGACCCACGGTCAGATTCATACCCTCGATCGCGCGAATCCCCTGGCGGAAGCCGTGGCCATCGCCGACGGAAAAATTGTTGCTACCGGAAGCCACGATCGGATCATGAGCTTTGCCGCCGAGGGGACGCAAATCGTCGATCTCAAAGGGCATACGGTGATCCCGGGCCTCAACGATTCTCACCTGCACCTGATCCGCGGCGGGTTGAACTACAACCTTGAGCTCCGCTGGGAGGGCGTTCCCTCGCTGGCCGATGCCCTGCGAATGCTTAAGGATCAGGCGGATCGCACACCGTCTCCGCAGTGGGTGCGGGTGGTCGGCGGCTGGAGCGAATTTCAGTTCGCTGAGCGGCGGATGCCGACCCTGGAAGAGCTGAACGACGCGGCGCCCGATACGCCGGTGTTTGTGCTGCATCTCTACGATCGCGCGCTGCTGAACCGCGCGGCGCTGAAAGCCGTGGGGTATACCAAAGAGACGCCGGATCCGGTGGGCGGAGAGATCGTCCGCGATAGCCGCGGCAACCCGACCGGGATGCTGATCGCCAAACCGAACGCCATGATCCTTTACGCTACGCTGGCCAAAGGGCCGAAGCTGCCGCTGGATCTGCAGGTGAACTCTACCCGTCAGTTTATGCGCGAGCTGAACCGACTGGGGCTGACCAGCGCCATCGACGCCGGGGGCGGCTTCCAGAACTATCCGGAAGATTACGAAATTATCGAACAGCTGCACGCGAAAGATCAGATGACCGTGCGCATCGCCTACAACCTGTTTACCCAGCGGCCGAAGCAGGAGCTGGAGGATTTCGAACGCTGGACCGATATGCTGAAGCCGGGGCAGGGGACCGACTTCTATCGCGCCAACGGCGCCGGCGAGATGCTGGTGTTCTCGGCGGCGGATTTTGAAGATTTCCTGCAGCCGCGGCCGGATCTGCCGCAAGGCATGGAGGATGAGCTGGAGCGGGTGGTGCGCCATCTGGTGGAGCATCGCTGGCCGTTCCGCCTGCATGCCACCTACGACGAGTCCATCAGCCGGATGCTGGACGTGTTTGAGAAGGTGAACCGCGATATCCCGTTTAATGGTCTGCACTGGTTCTTCGATCATGCCGAGACCATTACCGAGCGTAACATTGAGCGGGTGAAGGCGCTGGGGGGCGGTATTGCGGTGCAGCACCGGATGGCCTTCCAGGGCGAATATTTTGTCGATCGCTACGGTAAAGAGGCGGTGAAACATACCCCGCCGGTAGCGAAAATGCTGGAACTGGACGTGCCGGTGGGGCTGGGCACCGATGCCACCCGCGTCGCCAGCTATAACCCGTGGACTGCGCTGTACTGGCTGGTCTCCGGGCGCACCGTTGGCGGGATGGCGATGTATGACGACGACAACCGCCTGCCGCGCGATGTCGCGCTGGAGCTGTGGACGGCGGGCAGCGCCTGGTTCTCCAGCGAGCAGGGCAAGAAAGGCCGTCTGGCCGCCGGTCAGCTTGCCGATCTGGTGGTGCTGTCGAAAGACTACTTCGGCGTCGCGGAGGAGGAGATCAAAGGCATTGAGTCCGTGCTAACGGTGGTTGATGGCAAAGTGGTGTACGCTGCCGGTCACTTTTCGCCGCTGGCGCCGCCGCCCATTCCGGTGCTACCGGAGTGGTCACCGGTGGTGAAGGTCCCGGGCCATTACCGTTCCGCTCCGTCGGCGGCGGCTAAAATCGGCGCCATGGTGCAGATGCACCAGTGCTGTGGCAGCTGCGGCGTTCACGGCCACCAACATGATATTGCGCGCAGGTCGTCGATTCCGGTCTCCGATGAGCAAGCTTTCTGGGGCGTGCTGGGCTGCTCCTGCTTTGCCTTCTGA